In Aspergillus nidulans FGSC A4 chromosome IV, a single window of DNA contains:
- a CDS encoding D-mandelate dehydrogenase-like dehydrogenase (transcript_id=CADANIAT00000788) produces the protein MSKPVILHLGDPIKYNPALYSTFSSHFTIVRPSLSELRRDEFKTALRENRFGSFHALFRPFWNTGGEMGRWDKELIDLLPKSVKIFASAGAGFDWVDTQYLAEKGILYCNGAAASSESVADMALFLILASFRNLAWSHSAAVSQNPRAFLDAHQNSPLTARNPRGHSLGIIGMGQIGFMIAKKVYAAFGMQILYHDIVRKSQDIERSVNATFFESLDDMLAESDCVIVATPFAGKTLLTAELFDKFKRGSRFVNIARGSLVDEGALVGALESGILMGVGMDVHADEPNVHPRLASHPKVMMMSHNAGGTVDTHIGFERLAMENILAFFKEGRAMTPVNAHLIKPKSVL, from the exons ATGTCGAAGCCAGTAATCCTACACCTTGGCGACCCCATAAAATATAACCCAGCCCTATACTCCACCTTCAGCTCCCACTTCACCATCGTTCGCCCAtcactctctgaactacgCCGTGATGAATTCAAGACGGCGCTACGCGAGAACCGCTTCGGCTCATTCCACGCCCTCTTTCGCCCTTTCTGGAACACGGGTGGCGAAATGGGCCGCTGGGACAAAGAGCTCATCGACCTGCTCCCGAAATCAGTGAAGATTTTCGCCTCTGCCGGGGCCGGGTTCGACTGGGTTGATACACAGTATTTGGCTGAAAAGG GTATCCTGTATTGCAACGGCGCCGCCGCGTCCTCCGAGTCCGTAGCCGATATGGCCCTCTTCCTTATTCTGGCCTCGTTTCGAAACCTTGCTTGGAGTCATAGTGCAGCAGTATCGCAAAATCCGCGGGCGTTCTTGGACGCACATCAGAATTCTCCACTGACAGCGCGGAACCCTAGAGGCCACAGTTTAGGTATCATTGGGATGGGTCAGATCGGGTTCATGATTGCGAAGAAGGTGTACGCGGCATTTGGGATGCAGATCCTCTATCACGATATTGTGCGCAAGTCCCAGGACATAGAGAGGAGCGTGAATGCGACGTTCTTCGAGAGTCTGGATGATATGCTGGCTGAGTCAGACTGTGTTATTGTTGCGACGCCGTTTGCCGGGAAGACGCTGCTGACGGCTGAACTGTTCGACAAGTTCAAGCGGGGTTCGCGGTTTGTGAATATTGCGCGGGGCTCTCTAGTTGATGAGGGGGCCCTGGTAGGGGCGTTGGAGAGTGGCATTCTGATGGGCGTAGGTATGGATGTGCATGCGGACGAGCCGAATGTGCATCCAAGGCTTGCGAGCCATCCGAAAGTCATGATGATGAGCCATAATGCTGGTGGTACAGTGGACACGCACATTGGGTTTGAAaggctggcgatggagaaTATACTGGCTTTTTTTAAGGAAGGGAGGGCTATGACGCCGGTGAATGCGCATCTAATCAAGCCGAAGAGTGTGCTGTAG